A section of the Lepus europaeus isolate LE1 chromosome 10, mLepTim1.pri, whole genome shotgun sequence genome encodes:
- the TMBIM6 gene encoding bax inhibitor 1 translates to MNVFDRKINFDALLKFSHITPSTQQHLKKVYASFALCMFVAAAGAYVHVVTHFIQAGLLSALGSLGLMMWLMATPHSHETEQKRLGLLAGFAFLTGVGLGPALELCIAINPSILPTAFLGTAMIFTCFTLSALYARRRTYLFLGGILMSAMSLMLLSSLGNLFFGSIWLFQANLYMGLLVMCGFVLFDTQLIIEKAENGDKDYIWHCVDLFLDFITLFRKLMMILAMNEKDKKKEKK, encoded by the exons ATGAACGTGTTTGATCGGAAGATAAACTTTGACGCGCTCTTAAAATTTTCCCACAT AACCCCCTCGACGCAGCAGCACCTGAAGAAGGTCTATGCCAGCTTCGCCCTCTGTATGTTTGTGGCGGCTGCAGGGGCCTACGTGCATGTGGTCACACACTTCATCCAG GCTGGCCTGCTGTCTGCTCTGGGCTCCCTGGGGTTGATGATGTGGCTGATGGCAACACCTCATAGTCATGAAACTGAGCAGAAGAGACTGGGGCTTCTTGCCGGATTCGCTTTCCTTACAG gagtTGGCCTgggacctgccctggaattgTGCATTGCCATCAACCCCAG CATCCTTCCCACGGCCTTCCTGGGCACAGCCATGATCTTCACCTGCTTCACCCTGAGCGCACTCTACGCCAGGCGCCGTACCTACCTCTTCCTGGGAG gtatCTTGATGTCGGCCATGAGCCTGATGCTCTTGTCTTCCTTGGGTAACCTTTTCTTTGGATCCATTTGGCTTTTCCAG GCAAACCTGTACATGGGGCTGCTGGTCATGTGCGGCTTTGTCCTTTTTGATACTCAACTCATCATTGAGAAGGCTGAGAATGGAGATAAGGATTACATCTG GCACTGCGTGGACCTCTTCCTGGATTTCATCACTCTCTTCAGGAAACTCATGATGATCCTGGCTATGAATGAGAAG gacaagaagaaagagaagaagtga